The following coding sequences are from one Dysgonomonadaceae bacterium PH5-43 window:
- a CDS encoding cell division protein FtsW (product_source=KO:K03588; cog=COG0772; ko=KO:K03588; pfam=PF01098; transmembrane_helix_parts=Outside_1_14,TMhelix_15_34,Inside_35_46,TMhelix_47_68,Outside_69_71,TMhelix_72_94,Inside_95_139,TMhelix_140_157,Outside_158_161,TMhelix_162_181,Inside_182_187,TMhelix_188_205,Outside_206_281,TMhelix_282_304,Inside_305_316,TMhelix_317_339,Outside_340_353,TMhelix_354_376,Inside_377_413), protein MGVDFANKIFRGDRVIWMIFLFLCLISIVEVYSASSTLTFRTDYWRPILRHSMFIILGAGVVLIVHAIKPKYFRAIVVLLPIACILMLSTRLLGSSVNDSYRWINIAGFTFQPSEMAKLCLVAFIAFILSRRKNMSSKAFFWWLLIPTGVTCAIIFIDNGSTAIMLAGIVFLMMFIGQVPFKDLGKMFLIGIVMITLLISVNEVMPDNHKFLPRVSTWGERFKDFFNADDNVRNEGFEINDDNFQVSHANIAISNGKIFGKWPGNSEERHSLPQAYSDFIYAIIIEELGLVGGFIVLFLYIVLFVRAGIIANRTDSFFLKLLVMGSGLIIITQALANMAVAVNLIPVTGQTLPLISRGGTSTLITCVYFGIILSVSRYAIPRGAKREEEIEKEIAEAKANANMDTDELMKQFE, encoded by the coding sequence ATGGGAGTAGATTTCGCAAATAAAATATTTAGAGGCGACAGGGTTATATGGATGATATTCTTATTCTTGTGCCTAATATCAATAGTTGAAGTATATAGTGCGTCAAGTACTCTTACTTTTAGAACAGATTATTGGCGACCCATATTACGTCATTCGATGTTTATAATATTGGGGGCTGGAGTAGTTTTAATAGTTCATGCTATAAAACCTAAGTATTTTAGAGCAATTGTGGTTTTATTGCCTATTGCTTGCATTTTAATGCTATCTACTCGTTTGCTGGGTTCTTCAGTTAATGATTCTTATCGATGGATTAATATTGCTGGTTTTACTTTTCAACCATCAGAAATGGCAAAATTGTGTTTGGTTGCTTTTATTGCTTTTATATTGAGTCGGCGCAAAAATATGTCAAGTAAAGCTTTTTTTTGGTGGCTACTTATTCCTACTGGAGTTACTTGTGCTATTATATTTATTGATAATGGTTCAACAGCTATAATGCTCGCAGGAATAGTTTTTCTTATGATGTTTATTGGTCAGGTACCATTTAAAGATTTAGGAAAGATGTTTCTTATTGGAATAGTTATGATTACATTGCTTATATCAGTGAATGAAGTTATGCCAGATAATCATAAGTTTTTACCTCGTGTTTCTACTTGGGGAGAACGTTTCAAAGATTTTTTTAATGCTGATGATAATGTGAGGAATGAGGGCTTTGAAATAAATGATGATAATTTTCAAGTATCTCACGCCAACATAGCAATATCTAATGGTAAAATATTTGGTAAATGGCCAGGTAATAGCGAAGAGAGGCATTCTCTCCCTCAAGCTTACTCTGATTTTATTTATGCAATTATAATTGAAGAACTTGGACTTGTAGGAGGTTTCATTGTCCTTTTCTTATATATAGTTTTATTTGTCAGGGCAGGAATTATAGCAAATCGAACGGATAGTTTTTTCCTTAAATTATTGGTTATGGGCTCGGGGTTAATTATTATAACCCAAGCGTTGGCAAATATGGCAGTAGCAGTCAACCTTATTCCGGTTACGGGTCAAACTTTACCCTTGATAAGTAGAGGCGGTACTTCAACTCTTATCACTTGTGTTTATTTCGGAATAATATTAAGCGTTAGCCGTTATGCAATTCCGCGAGGAGCTAAAAGAGAAGAAGAAATAGAAAAAGAGATAGCAGAAGCTAAAGCAAATGCGAATATGGATACTGATGAATTAATGAAACAATTTGAGTAG
- a CDS encoding uncharacterized protein YqeY (product_source=COG1610; cath_funfam=1.10.1510.10; cog=COG1610; ko=KO:K09117; pfam=PF09424; superfamily=89095) gives MGLFEQISGDIKTAMLAKDKIRLEALRGVKKEFLEAKTAKGSDGELSDDMAVKIIQRMIKQRKDSATIYTEQNRPELAEKELAEVAALEDYLPKQMTIEELEAALKEIISEVGASSPKDMGKVMGVATQRLAGKTEGRLISETVKRLLN, from the coding sequence ATGGGTTTATTTGAACAAATAAGCGGTGATATAAAAACCGCAATGTTAGCAAAAGATAAAATTCGCTTAGAAGCTTTGCGAGGTGTGAAGAAAGAGTTCCTTGAGGCTAAAACCGCTAAAGGTTCTGATGGTGAACTTTCTGATGATATGGCTGTCAAAATTATTCAACGTATGATTAAGCAACGTAAAGACAGTGCAACTATATACACAGAACAAAACCGTCCTGAACTTGCAGAAAAAGAACTTGCAGAAGTGGCGGCTTTGGAAGATTATCTTCCTAAGCAAATGACAATAGAAGAACTTGAAGCTGCTCTTAAAGAGATTATATCAGAGGTAGGAGCTTCTTCGCCTAAAGATATGGGTAAGGTAATGGGAGTTGCGACTCAAAGATTAGCCGGAAAAACAGAAGGTCGATTAATATCGGAAACGGTAAAAAGATTACTGAATTAA
- a CDS encoding UDP-N-acetylglucosamine--N-acetylmuramyl-(pentapeptide) pyrophosphoryl-undecaprenol N-acetylglucosamine transferase (product_source=KO:K02563; cath_funfam=3.40.50.2000; cog=COG0707; ko=KO:K02563; pfam=PF03033,PF04101; superfamily=53756; tigrfam=TIGR01133), whose product MKKPKVIISGGGTGGHIFPAISIANAIREKYSDAEILFVGAENKMEMEKVPAAGYNIKGLPVAGLDRKNLLKNISVLFKFVKSMYLANKIIKSFNPDIAIGVGGYASGPTLKAASRRGVPTLLQEQNSFAGVTNKLLAKKAAKICVAYEGMEQFFEKDKIVLTGNPVRQDLVCLEDKRQEAYSYFSLNPQKKTILVVGGSGGARTINESIIAALPELSENKDIQIIWQSGKYYYSSSKNSLEKYSDAPVKLTEFISRMDLAYAAADIIISRAGAGSISEFCLLGKPVVLVPSPNVAEDHQRKNAMALINKGAAIMVEDKDAVRDLIPTTIEAISNNELLDKLSINIKKLALPDSAKMILKEIENIITK is encoded by the coding sequence ATGAAAAAGCCAAAGGTAATTATAAGTGGAGGTGGAACAGGGGGGCATATCTTTCCTGCTATTTCTATTGCTAATGCAATAAGAGAAAAATATTCTGATGCTGAAATCCTATTTGTTGGTGCTGAAAACAAAATGGAAATGGAAAAAGTACCTGCGGCTGGTTATAATATAAAAGGATTGCCCGTTGCCGGTTTAGATAGGAAGAATTTACTTAAAAATATCTCTGTTCTTTTCAAATTTGTAAAAAGTATGTACCTTGCAAACAAAATTATAAAAAGCTTCAATCCTGATATAGCTATAGGAGTAGGAGGGTATGCAAGTGGACCAACTCTAAAGGCTGCATCTCGAAGAGGTGTTCCAACTCTGCTACAAGAACAAAACTCTTTTGCAGGTGTTACAAATAAGTTGTTAGCTAAAAAAGCAGCAAAGATTTGTGTAGCTTATGAAGGTATGGAACAATTCTTTGAAAAAGATAAAATAGTTCTAACAGGAAATCCTGTTAGGCAAGATTTGGTTTGCTTGGAAGATAAGCGACAAGAGGCTTATTCTTATTTCAGTCTAAATCCTCAAAAGAAAACTATATTAGTGGTTGGAGGCAGTGGAGGAGCGCGTACTATAAATGAAAGTATCATTGCGGCTTTACCTGAATTATCAGAGAATAAAGATATACAAATTATATGGCAGTCGGGAAAATACTATTATTCTTCTTCGAAAAATAGTTTGGAGAAATATAGTGATGCTCCTGTAAAGCTAACGGAGTTTATCTCACGTATGGATTTAGCTTATGCGGCTGCTGATATTATTATATCAAGAGCAGGAGCGGGGTCAATCTCTGAGTTTTGTTTGTTAGGCAAACCAGTTGTATTAGTTCCGTCTCCTAATGTGGCAGAAGATCACCAACGTAAAAATGCAATGGCTTTGATAAATAAAGGAGCAGCAATAATGGTAGAAGATAAAGATGCAGTTAGAGATTTAATACCAACAACTATTGAAGCTATTAGTAACAATGAATTGTTAGATAAATTAAGTATCAACATAAAGAAATTGGCACTTCCCGATTCTGCAAAAATGATATTGAAGGAAATAGAAAACATTATTACAAAATGA
- a CDS encoding UDP-N-acetylmuramate--alanine ligase (product_source=KO:K01924; cath_funfam=3.40.1190.10,3.40.50.720,3.90.190.20; cog=COG0773; ko=KO:K01924; pfam=PF01225,PF02875,PF08245; superfamily=51984,53244,53623; tigrfam=TIGR01082), whose amino-acid sequence MNNIFNIESLYFIGAGGIGMSNLVRYFLSEGKNIAGYDKVESALTRQLNEEGAYIHYEDNVELIPEAFKNKENTLVVITPAIPAEHAELNYFKDNGFKMMKRAQLLGEITKTKRGICVAGTHGKTTTSSIIAHLLKQSKVDCNAFLGGILKNYNNNLLLSDKSDLTVIEADEYDRSFHWLSPYMAVITSVAPDHLDIYGTETSYREAFEHFTSLVKEGGTLFMEQGVDITPRLQNNVKLYYYGGDIDKIKGKTPDFYAKNVRIDNGELYFDFVAPEITIADVQLGVPIEINIVNGVVAMAVALMNGVTPEELKAGMASFKGPKRRFDFHIKSDSIVLIDDYAHHPEELEASITSVRRLYPDRKLTVVFQPHLYSRTNDFFVEFAKSLSLANKTILIPIYPAREKPMPGVNSQMILNLVTSPEKELVEYNELVNKINKENTDVLLIAGAGDIELLVEPIKRKLYD is encoded by the coding sequence ATGAATAATATATTTAATATAGAATCTCTTTATTTTATTGGAGCTGGAGGAATAGGAATGAGTAATCTGGTTCGTTATTTTTTATCTGAAGGTAAAAACATAGCTGGTTATGATAAGGTAGAATCTGCGCTTACTCGTCAGCTTAATGAAGAAGGTGCTTATATTCATTATGAAGATAATGTAGAGCTAATCCCCGAAGCATTTAAGAATAAAGAGAATACTTTAGTTGTTATAACTCCTGCTATTCCAGCCGAGCATGCCGAGCTTAATTATTTTAAGGATAATGGATTTAAGATGATGAAACGTGCTCAGTTATTGGGCGAAATAACAAAAACCAAAAGAGGTATTTGTGTGGCAGGTACTCATGGTAAAACAACAACTTCAAGTATTATTGCTCATCTATTGAAACAATCTAAAGTTGATTGTAATGCTTTTTTGGGCGGAATACTAAAAAACTACAATAATAATCTACTTCTTTCAGATAAAAGTGACCTTACTGTTATTGAAGCTGACGAATACGACCGCTCTTTTCATTGGTTAAGTCCTTATATGGCTGTAATAACTTCTGTCGCCCCCGACCATTTAGATATTTATGGAACAGAAACAAGTTACCGAGAAGCTTTTGAACATTTTACATCTTTAGTGAAAGAGGGAGGGACGTTGTTTATGGAGCAAGGAGTCGATATTACTCCTCGTTTACAAAACAATGTAAAGCTTTATTATTATGGTGGAGATATTGATAAAATAAAAGGAAAAACTCCAGATTTTTATGCTAAAAATGTAAGAATAGATAATGGTGAACTTTATTTCGACTTTGTTGCACCTGAAATTACTATTGCAGATGTTCAATTAGGAGTGCCGATAGAGATAAACATTGTGAACGGTGTTGTAGCTATGGCTGTAGCTCTTATGAATGGAGTAACTCCAGAAGAACTTAAAGCAGGAATGGCTTCGTTTAAAGGTCCGAAACGCCGTTTCGATTTCCATATAAAGAGCGATTCCATTGTGTTAATAGACGATTATGCTCATCACCCAGAAGAATTAGAGGCAAGTATTACTTCTGTTAGAAGATTATACCCAGATAGAAAACTTACCGTTGTTTTTCAACCGCACCTATATTCAAGAACAAATGACTTTTTTGTAGAATTTGCAAAATCATTATCTTTAGCAAATAAAACAATTCTTATACCTATTTACCCAGCTCGTGAGAAGCCAATGCCAGGAGTAAACTCTCAAATGATACTTAACTTGGTAACTTCTCCCGAAAAAGAATTAGTAGAGTATAATGAGTTAGTAAATAAAATAAACAAAGAAAATACAGATGTGCTTTTGATTGCAGGAGCAGGGGATATAGAACTATTAGTTGAACCTATTAAAAGAAAATTATATGATTAA
- a CDS encoding UDP-N-acetylmuramoylalanine--D-glutamate ligase (product_source=KO:K01925; cath_funfam=3.40.1190.10,3.40.50.720,3.90.190.20; cog=COG0771; ko=KO:K01925; pfam=PF02875,PF08245; superfamily=51984,53244,53623; tigrfam=TIGR01087) — MKRMVILGAGESGVGSAILAKKQGYDVFVSDFSSIIPKYKVMLDNHAIEYEEKQHTEDKILNADEVIKSPGISDKVSIIQKIKAKGINIISEIEFAGRYTNAKTICITGSNGKTTTTSLIYHTLKKAGLNVGLAGNIGDSFALQVAEKDYDYYVLELSSFQLDGMYDFKADIAILLNITPDHLDRYDYNMQNYVDSKLRIIQNQTENDAFIYWIDDPIINKELEKIKSDVTLYPFSDIKKNGARAYTENNNIIINTIKGTFNMEEELVALTGKHNLYNSLASGITAKLLDIKNDVIRESLSDFKGVEHRLEKVARVKGVMYINDSKATNVNSCWYALQSMKTPTILILGGTDKGNDYSEIEELVKDKCKALIFLGVDNSKLHQFFDGKIDIIEDANSMSEAVTKAYKIAEKNDTVLLSPCCASFDLFKNYNDRGDQFKECVRRL; from the coding sequence ATGAAAAGAATGGTTATATTAGGTGCTGGAGAGAGCGGAGTTGGGTCAGCAATTTTAGCTAAAAAACAAGGATACGATGTATTTGTATCTGATTTTTCTTCTATTATTCCTAAGTATAAGGTTATGTTGGATAACCACGCAATAGAGTATGAAGAAAAACAACATACCGAAGATAAAATATTGAATGCCGACGAAGTTATTAAAAGTCCAGGTATTTCAGATAAAGTATCAATCATTCAAAAGATAAAAGCAAAAGGTATAAATATAATTTCCGAAATAGAATTTGCTGGAAGATACACCAATGCAAAAACTATATGCATAACGGGAAGTAATGGTAAAACCACAACAACATCTCTTATCTATCACACTCTTAAAAAAGCAGGGCTAAATGTGGGTTTAGCAGGTAATATAGGAGATAGCTTTGCATTGCAAGTTGCAGAGAAAGATTATGATTATTATGTATTAGAGCTTAGCAGTTTTCAACTTGATGGTATGTACGATTTCAAGGCTGATATTGCAATTTTATTGAATATTACTCCCGACCATCTTGATAGATATGATTATAATATGCAGAACTATGTGGATTCAAAATTGCGTATAATACAGAATCAAACAGAAAATGATGCATTTATCTATTGGATAGATGATCCTATCATTAATAAAGAATTAGAAAAAATAAAATCAGATGTAACTCTTTATCCTTTCTCAGACATAAAAAAGAATGGGGCGCGAGCATATACAGAAAACAACAACATTATAATAAACACCATTAAAGGTACATTTAATATGGAAGAAGAATTAGTAGCATTAACAGGGAAACATAATTTGTATAATTCTCTTGCTTCAGGAATTACAGCAAAATTATTAGATATTAAAAATGATGTGATACGTGAGTCTCTTAGCGACTTTAAAGGTGTTGAACATCGCTTAGAGAAAGTGGCACGAGTAAAAGGTGTTATGTATATTAACGACTCAAAGGCTACTAATGTAAATTCGTGTTGGTATGCTCTTCAAAGTATGAAAACTCCTACTATATTAATACTTGGAGGAACTGATAAAGGTAACGATTACTCAGAAATAGAAGAACTGGTTAAAGACAAATGCAAGGCTCTGATTTTTCTTGGAGTAGACAATAGTAAGCTACATCAGTTTTTTGATGGCAAGATAGATATTATAGAAGATGCTAATTCAATGAGTGAGGCAGTAACTAAAGCTTACAAGATCGCAGAGAAAAACGATACGGTTTTGTTATCTCCATGCTGTGCGAGTTTTGACTTGTTTAAGAATTACAATGACAGAGGTGATCAATTTAAAGAGTGCGTAAGGAGGTTATAG
- a CDS encoding cell division protein FtsA (product_source=KO:K03590; cath_funfam=3.30.420.40; cog=COG0849; ko=KO:K03590; pfam=PF02491,PF11104; smart=SM00842; superfamily=53067; tigrfam=TIGR01174), whose protein sequence is MKQGEYVAALDLGTSKMLGVAASKDEDGVLKILASEKVASDKCVRRGFVYNIKDAADKVSSLVEGLKANLKPNLKKIYVGVGGQSLRSEYHSVKIELNGEAVDDDALEYLYEECKQYQEEYPEVLDIVSPEYFLDGRPERNPKGVPCDVIEAKYQLIIGRPSFKTCLKTVIEDCEIEIAGFAITPLATAEAVLSSKEKELGCALVEFGAGVTYLSIYKGGLLKYLVTIPLGGDVITKDLCDMEPLEADAEDLKISEGNAISESEPENKYDIIIAARINEIIANIKEQIKISGYNESTLKGGVIITGGGSLLNGLTKSLTIQTNMSVKLATANKYKIEGGVNNFIDNPANATIFGLLMLANENCAEEIPEEPKVEEPTIPKEQVLGPDIFGDEPIRDKKSNSNKRKSTEPKAPRSNSIGNFLKRQVNVITKDLFGDDDMNEEYKDNKDE, encoded by the coding sequence ATGAAACAGGGTGAATATGTTGCGGCTTTAGATTTGGGAACATCTAAAATGCTTGGAGTAGCAGCAAGCAAAGACGAAGATGGAGTTTTGAAAATTCTTGCGTCTGAGAAAGTAGCGTCGGATAAATGTGTTCGTCGTGGATTTGTGTATAATATAAAAGATGCTGCTGATAAGGTTTCTTCTTTAGTTGAAGGTCTGAAAGCAAACTTGAAGCCTAATCTTAAAAAGATATATGTTGGCGTTGGCGGACAATCATTACGTTCTGAATATCACTCGGTAAAAATAGAACTGAATGGAGAAGCGGTAGATGATGATGCTTTAGAATACTTATACGAAGAGTGTAAACAGTATCAGGAAGAATATCCTGAAGTATTAGATATAGTGTCTCCCGAATATTTCTTAGACGGAAGACCAGAAAGAAATCCTAAAGGAGTGCCTTGCGATGTAATAGAAGCTAAATATCAATTAATAATTGGTCGCCCTTCTTTTAAGACTTGCTTGAAAACTGTAATTGAAGACTGTGAAATAGAAATAGCAGGATTTGCCATAACTCCATTGGCTACAGCCGAAGCAGTATTGTCGTCGAAAGAAAAAGAATTGGGTTGTGCTCTTGTTGAGTTTGGGGCAGGCGTAACTTACCTTTCTATTTACAAAGGTGGATTATTAAAATATTTAGTAACAATTCCTTTAGGGGGAGATGTAATTACTAAAGATCTTTGTGATATGGAGCCTTTAGAAGCTGATGCCGAAGATTTGAAAATTAGTGAAGGTAACGCTATAAGTGAGTCAGAGCCAGAAAACAAATACGATATTATTATTGCTGCTCGTATTAATGAAATTATTGCGAACATTAAAGAGCAAATAAAAATATCAGGATACAACGAATCTACTCTAAAAGGAGGAGTAATAATTACAGGAGGAGGCTCTTTGCTAAACGGTTTAACTAAATCGCTTACCATACAAACAAATATGTCGGTTAAATTAGCAACTGCCAATAAGTATAAGATAGAGGGAGGTGTTAATAACTTTATCGATAACCCTGCCAATGCAACAATCTTCGGACTGTTGATGCTTGCCAATGAAAATTGTGCGGAAGAAATTCCAGAAGAGCCAAAGGTAGAGGAACCAACAATTCCTAAAGAACAAGTTTTAGGTCCTGATATATTTGGAGATGAGCCTATAAGAGATAAAAAATCGAACTCTAATAAAAGGAAATCAACAGAGCCTAAAGCTCCAAGATCTAATTCTATCGGTAATTTCTTAAAACGACAGGTTAATGTGATTACTAAAGATCTTTTCGGAGATGACGATATGAATGAAGAATACAAAGATAATAAAGACGAATAA
- a CDS encoding cell division protein FtsZ (product_source=KO:K03531; cath_funfam=3.40.50.1440; cog=COG0206; ko=KO:K03531; pfam=PF00091,PF12327; smart=SM00864; superfamily=52490,55307; tigrfam=TIGR00065) produces the protein METNNEILKDFGLPKEIPTIIKVIGVGGGGGNAVSHMYNEEIKDVNFVLCNTDQQALLKSEVPVKVQLGKKITQGLGAGNKPFVAKQAAEESIEDIKALFNDGTKMTFITAGMGGGTGTGAAPVVAKIAKEMGVLTVGIVTIPFLFEGETKIFQALRGVEQIKNNVDALLVINNERLRDIYTDLDVLNAFKKADDTLSVAARSIAEIITLPGHVNLDFADVNTILRDGGVAIMSSGFGEGENRITKAFESALNSPLLNSNDIFEAKKILFNVYFSEEKPLMMEEMNEVNDFMAKFSKKMEVIWGAAVDNKLKGETKVTILATGFGTENIPHMDEVLRRQDELDEKELQAIREEEERKRQEEEAERIKRRDEMAGIYGTEAARNIGKASIPKPFIFTVDELDDNDIIETLINNPAYNRESRVMQEIRDKQSASKLNYEND, from the coding sequence ATGGAAACAAATAATGAAATACTGAAAGACTTTGGACTCCCTAAAGAAATTCCTACTATAATAAAAGTGATAGGAGTTGGAGGCGGTGGTGGTAATGCTGTTAGCCACATGTACAATGAAGAAATAAAAGACGTTAATTTTGTTCTTTGTAACACAGACCAACAGGCACTACTTAAAAGTGAAGTGCCGGTTAAAGTACAGTTAGGAAAAAAAATAACACAAGGATTAGGCGCAGGCAATAAGCCCTTTGTTGCCAAGCAGGCAGCCGAAGAAAGCATAGAAGATATTAAAGCTCTATTTAACGATGGAACTAAAATGACTTTTATTACTGCGGGTATGGGAGGCGGTACGGGAACTGGAGCTGCTCCTGTTGTTGCTAAAATAGCAAAGGAAATGGGAGTGCTTACCGTAGGTATTGTTACTATTCCTTTTTTGTTTGAAGGCGAAACTAAAATATTCCAAGCCTTAAGAGGTGTGGAACAAATAAAAAATAATGTCGATGCTTTATTGGTCATAAACAACGAGCGATTAAGAGATATTTACACTGATTTAGATGTGTTAAATGCCTTCAAAAAAGCAGACGATACCCTTTCGGTTGCTGCAAGAAGTATAGCAGAAATTATTACTCTACCGGGACACGTCAATCTTGACTTTGCCGATGTAAACACAATACTCAGAGATGGTGGTGTTGCCATAATGAGTAGTGGCTTTGGAGAAGGTGAAAATAGGATTACAAAAGCTTTTGAAAGTGCTCTCAACTCACCATTACTTAACAGTAATGATATTTTCGAAGCAAAGAAAATACTTTTCAACGTTTACTTTAGTGAGGAGAAACCTCTGATGATGGAAGAGATGAATGAGGTTAACGACTTTATGGCTAAGTTTAGCAAGAAGATGGAAGTTATATGGGGTGCCGCAGTCGACAATAAACTAAAGGGAGAAACCAAAGTAACAATACTCGCTACGGGATTTGGTACGGAAAATATACCTCATATGGACGAAGTTCTTAGGCGACAAGACGAACTTGATGAGAAAGAACTTCAAGCAATTAGGGAAGAAGAGGAAAGAAAGCGTCAGGAAGAAGAAGCCGAACGCATTAAAAGAAGAGACGAAATGGCGGGTATTTACGGAACGGAAGCAGCCCGTAACATAGGAAAGGCATCAATCCCTAAGCCTTTCATATTTACTGTAGACGAACTTGATGATAACGATATTATAGAAACTCTTATAAACAATCCTGCATACAATAGAGAATCAAGAGTTATGCAAGAAATAAGAGACAAACAATCGGCATCGAAACTAAATTACGAAAACGACTAA
- a CDS encoding cell division protein FtsQ (product_source=KO:K03589; cog=COG1589; ko=KO:K03589; transmembrane_helix_parts=Inside_1_4,TMhelix_5_24,Outside_25_244) produces MIKKVALICLSLFLGVYIVFAIVFVNPLSDNDRKCESVEVDIEDNSENVYFNEAQILSYLNGMNLNPQGKNLSVINVNAIKAGLEENRLIKKANVYKTIDGSVKIEIFQRTPVLRIMSDKGNYYIDNEGQVMPVPLNFAAYLPLATGNINEEYAKDKLYEFALYIQKDKFWNAQIEQIYVTQNKDIELIPRVGNHQIILGKIEDYKENLDKLKLFYDKGLNKIGWNRYSIINLKFKDQVVCTKR; encoded by the coding sequence ATGATTAAAAAGGTTGCCCTTATTTGTTTATCTCTTTTCTTAGGAGTGTATATCGTATTTGCTATCGTATTTGTAAATCCTTTGTCGGACAACGATAGGAAGTGCGAAAGTGTGGAAGTGGATATTGAAGATAATTCGGAGAATGTATATTTTAATGAAGCTCAGATATTATCGTATCTCAATGGTATGAATCTAAATCCTCAAGGTAAAAACTTATCTGTAATAAACGTAAATGCTATAAAGGCAGGATTAGAAGAAAATAGATTAATAAAAAAGGCCAATGTATACAAAACTATAGATGGTTCGGTTAAGATAGAAATATTTCAACGGACACCAGTTCTACGCATAATGTCGGACAAGGGGAATTACTATATAGATAATGAAGGACAAGTTATGCCAGTTCCCTTAAACTTTGCAGCTTACCTTCCTTTAGCTACAGGGAATATAAACGAAGAATATGCTAAAGATAAATTATACGAGTTTGCTCTATACATACAAAAGGATAAGTTTTGGAATGCTCAAATAGAACAAATTTATGTAACTCAGAACAAAGATATAGAACTAATTCCTCGAGTAGGTAATCATCAGATTATTTTAGGAAAGATAGAAGATTATAAAGAGAACTTAGACAAGTTGAAACTTTTTTATGATAAAGGATTGAATAAGATAGGTTGGAATCGTTATTCAATAATAAACTTAAAATTCAAAGATCAGGTTGTTTGTACAAAAAGATAA